The proteins below are encoded in one region of Streptomyces marianii:
- the dcd gene encoding dCTP deaminase, giving the protein MLLSDKDIRAEIDAGRVRIDPFDDSMVQPSSIDVRLDRFFRVFENHRYPHIDPAVEQADLTRLVEPEGDEAFILHPGEFVLASTYEVVSLPDDIASRLEGKSSLGRLGLVTHSTAGFIDPGFSGHVTLELSNLATLPIKLWPGMKIGQLCMFRLSSPAEHSYGSAKYGSRYQGQRGPTASRSFMNFHRTQV; this is encoded by the coding sequence GTGCTTCTCTCAGACAAGGACATCCGGGCCGAGATCGACGCGGGACGGGTGCGCATCGACCCGTTCGACGATTCGATGGTGCAGCCCTCGAGCATCGACGTGCGGCTCGACCGCTTCTTCCGGGTGTTCGAGAACCACCGCTACCCCCACATCGACCCCGCCGTCGAGCAGGCGGACCTGACGCGGCTGGTGGAGCCGGAGGGCGATGAGGCGTTCATCCTGCACCCCGGCGAGTTCGTGCTGGCATCGACGTACGAGGTCGTCAGCCTGCCCGACGACATCGCCTCCCGGCTGGAGGGCAAGAGCTCGCTCGGCCGGCTCGGTCTGGTCACGCACTCCACGGCCGGCTTCATCGATCCCGGGTTCTCCGGGCACGTCACGCTGGAACTGTCGAACCTGGCCACCCTGCCCATCAAGCTCTGGCCGGGCATGAAGATCGGGCAGCTGTGCATGTTCCGGCTGAGCTCGCCGGCGGAGCACTCGTACGGCTCCGCGAAGTACGGGTCCCGCTACCAGGGGCAGCGGGGGCCGACGGCCTCGCGGTCGTTCATGAACTTCCATCGGACGCAGGTGTGA
- a CDS encoding flavoprotein, protein MTAQPFLYVVVCAAGIAGETHKLITAAQEQGWGVGVIATPQGLGFLDAEAIEAQTGYPIRSAWRSPGEPRPLPPADAIAVAPATFNTVNKWAAGIADTLALGILCEAYGMEIPTVVLPYVNTAMAAHPAYGRSLDQLRKMGVLFGSYEPHRPKAGGGADRFRWEEALELLDGKIAGSSGR, encoded by the coding sequence GTGACCGCACAGCCGTTCTTGTACGTCGTCGTCTGCGCCGCCGGCATCGCGGGCGAGACCCACAAGCTGATCACCGCCGCGCAGGAGCAGGGCTGGGGCGTCGGCGTCATAGCCACACCCCAGGGGCTCGGCTTCCTCGACGCCGAGGCGATCGAGGCCCAGACGGGCTACCCGATCCGCTCGGCCTGGCGCAGCCCCGGCGAACCACGCCCGCTCCCGCCGGCCGACGCCATAGCCGTTGCCCCGGCCACCTTCAACACGGTCAACAAGTGGGCGGCAGGCATCGCCGACACCCTCGCCCTCGGCATCCTGTGCGAGGCGTATGGGATGGAGATCCCGACCGTGGTCCTGCCGTACGTGAACACCGCCATGGCCGCACACCCGGCGTACGGCCGGAGCCTGGACCAACTGCGGAAGATGGGCGTGCTGTTCGGGTCGTACGAGCCGCACCGACCGAAGGCGGGCGGAGGAGCGGACCGCTTCCGGTGGGAGGAGGCGCTGGAGCTGCTGGACGGCAAGATCGCAGGATCCTCCGGAAGGTGA
- a CDS encoding IS4 family transposase, whose protein sequence is MQEKSVITSTIETARGVFAPGHLGELTQVVDFALVDAVLEETGRREKRLRLLPSRVVVYFVLALALFEHRSYRTVWSQLTAALTPLALVRPAVSSLTRARRRVGAAPLRRLFETLAGPVARPGQEGSFYRGLRTVAVDGTLLHTPDDETLTWHYPKRAGEGLEFGYPLLRLLTLVECGTRALIAAAFGPESQGELPYAKRLLTSLDQTMLLLADTAFDGNEFLDAVHQSGARFLVRSGARRVPTPAEHLGDGSYIARIGYGVLPVLLPVRIIEAALTVTLADGTVRTEQWRLITNLLDPVRYPSAELVELYHRRWQAETTYFSIKATMLDGRVLRSRSTDGLDQEVYALLTAYQALIRAGDDALTRRPEVPRERISFTVLLAAATDTVTAGHGIFPGTPIDLVGTIGHAALSDLLPAHRRQRVKARTRKNPTSKYGPNAGQHPQKAQNYTVHTTVAFFAHGLNSRSQR, encoded by the coding sequence TTGCAGGAGAAGTCTGTCATCACGTCCACGATCGAGACAGCCCGGGGTGTGTTCGCGCCGGGTCATCTGGGGGAGTTGACCCAGGTCGTGGACTTCGCGCTGGTGGACGCGGTGCTGGAGGAGACCGGCCGGCGCGAGAAGCGCCTGCGGCTGCTGCCTTCTCGGGTGGTGGTGTACTTCGTGCTCGCTCTCGCGCTGTTCGAACACCGCTCGTACCGCACGGTGTGGTCCCAACTGACTGCCGCCCTGACCCCGCTGGCCCTGGTGCGTCCTGCGGTCTCCTCGCTGACGCGGGCCAGGCGCAGGGTGGGGGCCGCACCTCTGCGGCGTCTGTTCGAGACGCTTGCCGGGCCCGTCGCCCGCCCCGGGCAGGAGGGGTCCTTCTACCGGGGCCTGCGCACGGTGGCCGTCGACGGGACCCTGCTGCACACCCCCGACGACGAGACGCTCACCTGGCACTACCCCAAACGGGCCGGGGAGGGTCTGGAGTTCGGCTATCCGCTCCTGCGGCTGCTGACCCTGGTCGAGTGCGGCACCCGCGCGCTCATAGCCGCCGCCTTCGGACCGGAGTCCCAGGGCGAACTCCCCTACGCCAAGCGGCTTCTGACCTCCCTGGACCAGACAATGCTCCTACTCGCCGACACGGCCTTCGACGGCAACGAGTTCCTTGATGCCGTCCATCAGAGCGGGGCCCGGTTCCTGGTGCGCTCCGGGGCCCGCCGCGTCCCCACCCCCGCCGAGCACCTGGGCGACGGCTCCTACATCGCCCGCATCGGCTACGGCGTCCTGCCGGTGCTGCTGCCGGTGCGCATAATCGAGGCGGCCCTCACCGTCACCCTGGCCGATGGCACCGTCCGCACCGAGCAATGGCGGCTGATCACCAACCTGCTGGACCCCGTCCGTTATCCGTCCGCCGAGCTCGTTGAGCTCTATCACCGCAGGTGGCAGGCGGAAACCACGTATTTTTCGATCAAGGCCACGATGCTCGACGGCCGTGTCCTGCGCTCCCGCAGCACCGACGGCCTCGACCAGGAGGTCTACGCCCTGCTCACCGCCTACCAGGCTCTGATCCGCGCCGGCGACGACGCCCTGACCAGGCGGCCGGAAGTACCCAGGGAACGGATCAGTTTCACCGTCCTGCTGGCCGCCGCAACCGACACCGTCACCGCCGGCCATGGAATCTTCCCCGGCACCCCCATCGACCTGGTCGGCACGATCGGCCACGCCGCCCTGAGCGACCTCCTGCCCGCCCACCGACGGCAACGAGTGAAGGCCCGCACCCGCAAGAACCCCACCAGCAAGTACGGACCGAACGCCGGACAGCACCCCCAGAAGGCCCAGAACTACACCGTCCACACCACCGTCGCGTTCTTCGCCCACGGCCTCAACAGCCGCTCACAGCGCTAA
- a CDS encoding ABC transporter ATP-binding protein yields MPLQYQSCTFRYARTSGPVLDRLDLEFSPGHTVLLGPNGAGKSTLLSLGASASMTQSGLVRFGRLDPANRRQVQAYRRKVSWLPQRPGFLPGLTCREHVAYVGWLKGMRGRDAWLAAPEAIERVGLTDKMNNKVKTLSGGQQQRIAIAQALVHEAELLLLDEPTVGLDPHQRRRFLDLLISLRGMVNVIVSTHDIGDLDEAFDEVVVLESGRVRFMGAVEEFAAHAQPDCAPGRRLESAYASLLEATE; encoded by the coding sequence ATGCCCTTGCAGTACCAGTCCTGCACGTTCCGCTACGCCCGCACGTCAGGTCCCGTGCTTGACCGGCTCGATCTGGAGTTCTCGCCTGGCCACACGGTTCTCCTCGGGCCCAACGGCGCAGGCAAGAGCACGCTGCTCTCCCTCGGCGCCAGCGCCTCAATGACGCAGTCGGGACTCGTCCGGTTCGGGCGGCTCGACCCGGCGAACCGCAGGCAGGTGCAGGCTTACCGACGGAAGGTGTCCTGGTTGCCGCAGCGCCCCGGTTTCCTTCCGGGACTGACGTGCAGAGAGCATGTGGCGTACGTCGGGTGGCTCAAGGGAATGCGTGGGCGTGACGCATGGCTCGCGGCGCCGGAGGCGATCGAGAGGGTCGGCCTCACCGACAAGATGAACAACAAGGTCAAGACTCTGTCCGGGGGTCAGCAACAGCGGATCGCGATTGCCCAAGCGCTCGTTCATGAAGCGGAATTGCTGCTTCTCGACGAGCCGACTGTAGGGCTGGACCCGCACCAGCGGCGCCGATTCCTCGATTTGCTGATCTCGCTGCGCGGCATGGTCAACGTGATCGTCTCCACCCATGACATCGGCGACCTCGACGAGGCGTTCGACGAGGTCGTCGTCCTCGAGTCGGGCCGGGTGAGGTTCATGGGGGCGGTCGAAGAATTCGCCGCACATGCCCAACCCGACTGCGCGCCGGGTCGACGGCTGGAGAGCGCCTACGCCTCGCTGCTGGAGGCGACCGAGTGA
- a CDS encoding DUF7224 domain-containing protein codes for MITWANLRSSAALWLALPALFYAGLYIDDVTYTAPSRYGVESGELAAYGMAIIAPAVAGAAAWEAGRHRLLGALRIVGARRLPHQLFRAVTPVLILHLLLIVGALVMARRAVGVWPGDAGWLAVAHLVVLPLGWMIIGWCLGEVLPRSIAAPIAGIGCWAWLSVPHTLATAWVRHLGGFIDGTSTVTDVRLPAAYAVPWAVVAGMGLALWLFVHMRRRAWGAAVGVLVLAITFVTGRIMVADWGYQRPTSPRSVAMTCVGDAPRVCVPPEYKQYAEQLRRDALVPLARLKAAGLTSPQELRITSDTVPLKPGTWPLFWSLPPLHSQADPDQYAVSLAQSAVVGTAARAGTDCRQGSAVPSAWAALVIGVDEPAMRQAMLDTDWAALQEVRRLPAKEQLDWFGKAAASGEPCSRGVS; via the coding sequence GTGATCACCTGGGCGAACCTCCGCTCCTCGGCTGCACTGTGGCTGGCTCTGCCCGCCTTGTTCTACGCCGGTCTGTACATCGACGACGTCACTTACACCGCGCCGTCGAGATACGGGGTGGAGTCCGGTGAGCTGGCGGCCTACGGCATGGCGATCATCGCCCCGGCGGTGGCCGGGGCCGCCGCGTGGGAAGCGGGCCGCCACCGTCTGTTGGGAGCCCTGCGAATCGTCGGCGCACGCCGCCTTCCTCATCAGCTCTTCCGGGCTGTCACGCCCGTATTGATCCTGCACCTCCTCCTCATCGTGGGTGCCCTCGTGATGGCCCGCAGGGCTGTGGGAGTGTGGCCGGGCGATGCCGGGTGGCTCGCCGTGGCGCATCTGGTCGTGCTCCCCCTCGGCTGGATGATCATCGGCTGGTGCCTGGGAGAGGTGCTGCCCAGGAGTATCGCGGCGCCCATCGCCGGGATTGGTTGCTGGGCCTGGCTCTCCGTACCGCACACATTGGCCACCGCTTGGGTGCGCCACCTCGGTGGTTTCATAGACGGGACGTCGACCGTCACCGATGTCCGCTTGCCTGCCGCGTATGCCGTGCCGTGGGCCGTCGTCGCCGGCATGGGCCTTGCCCTCTGGCTCTTCGTCCATATGCGTCGGCGCGCCTGGGGTGCAGCCGTCGGCGTCCTCGTGCTGGCAATCACGTTCGTCACCGGTCGCATCATGGTCGCCGACTGGGGCTACCAACGCCCGACGAGCCCACGAAGCGTCGCCATGACCTGCGTAGGAGACGCCCCAAGAGTGTGCGTTCCGCCGGAATACAAGCAGTACGCCGAGCAGCTGCGACGCGATGCGCTGGTCCCCCTGGCACGGCTCAAGGCCGCCGGCCTCACCTCGCCTCAAGAACTGCGCATCACCTCCGATACGGTCCCGCTCAAACCGGGCACGTGGCCGCTGTTCTGGTCGCTCCCGCCGCTCCATTCCCAGGCCGACCCTGACCAGTACGCGGTGAGTCTGGCCCAGTCGGCAGTAGTCGGCACAGCCGCGCGCGCGGGGACCGACTGCCGGCAAGGCAGCGCTGTCCCATCCGCCTGGGCAGCCCTGGTGATCGGTGTGGACGAACCGGCCATGCGGCAGGCGATGCTCGACACCGACTGGGCCGCTCTCCAAGAGGTCCGTCGCCTTCCTGCCAAGGAACAGCTCGACTGGTTCGGCAAGGCAGCGGCAAGCGGAGAGCCCTGCTCCCGGGGCGTCTCATGA
- a CDS encoding flavoprotein: MTAQPFLYVVVCAAGIAGDVHKLISAAQEQGWGVGVIATPQGLGFLDTEAIEAQTGYPIRSAWRSPGEPRPLPPADAIAVAPATFNTINKWAAGIADTLALGILCEAYGMEIPTVVLPYVNTAMAAHPAYGRSLDQLRKMGVLAGSYEPHRPKAGGGADRFRWEEALELLDGKIAGSSGR; this comes from the coding sequence GTGACCGCACAGCCGTTCCTGTACGTCGTCGTCTGCGCCGCCGGCATCGCGGGCGACGTCCACAAGCTGATCAGCGCCGCGCAGGAGCAGGGCTGGGGCGTCGGCGTCATAGCCACCCCTCAAGGGCTCGGCTTCCTCGACACCGAGGCCATCGAGGCCCAGACCGGCTACCCGATCCGCTCGGCCTGGCGCAGCCCCGGCGAACCACGCCCGCTCCCGCCTGCCGACGCCATCGCCGTGGCGCCGGCCACGTTCAACACGATCAACAAGTGGGCGGCCGGCATCGCCGACACCCTCGCCCTCGGCATCCTGTGCGAGGCGTACGGGATGGAGATCCCGACCGTGGTCCTGCCGTACGTGAACACCGCCATGGCCGCACACCCGGCGTACGGCCGGAGCCTGGACCAACTGCGGAAGATGGGCGTGCTGGCCGGGTCGTACGAGCCGCACCGCCCCAAGGCAGGCGGTGGAGCGGACCGCTTCCGGTGGGAGGAGGCGCTGGAGCTGCTGGACGGCAAGATCGCAGGATCCTCCGGAAGGTGA
- a CDS encoding helix-turn-helix domain-containing protein, protein MADVKTEAEKIGETIKHARQRAGRSQTNVATALGYHQSKLSRLESGRGTEDTRVLRAVAAELGIPLHILGLSDPAPSAAGPPDDPETEDMRRRTFLAASIASLTAPTTPATATHDDLVRALLPGPRPISGQGGASDTSSLETRVAAARRLFCTCDYAELETTLPSLLADLREAAGDHRNEAEMAGLLATAYQTSTSLLLKQGDHGNAWLAVGRALAEAERSGDPVVLASSVRVHAHVLTREKHTTQAVTLVRHTAGQLAGSYERRSPRYLAAVGLLLLRGVTAASTAGDRAATREFLDEAQDVARYVALDRPDAWANFSPTNLALHAVSAAVAFGDAGIALNTAAPLMRRHIPVPERRAALWVEAARAYNQQGRLAEGYQALRIAETCAAQDVRRPAVRDLVADMAARDRRRTLPELHHFSRRLGVPA, encoded by the coding sequence ATGGCAGACGTGAAGACCGAAGCCGAGAAGATCGGCGAGACGATCAAGCACGCCCGACAGCGCGCCGGCCGCTCGCAGACGAACGTCGCCACCGCCCTGGGCTACCACCAGTCGAAGCTCAGCCGCCTGGAGAGCGGACGGGGTACGGAAGACACCCGGGTCTTACGCGCCGTCGCCGCCGAACTCGGCATCCCGCTCCACATCCTCGGCCTGAGCGACCCCGCCCCGTCAGCAGCAGGACCACCCGACGATCCCGAGACAGAAGACATGCGCCGCCGCACTTTCCTCGCCGCGAGCATCGCCTCCCTCACGGCCCCCACCACCCCCGCCACGGCTACCCACGACGACCTCGTCCGAGCCCTCCTCCCCGGTCCGCGGCCGATCTCCGGTCAGGGAGGTGCCTCGGATACGAGCTCGCTGGAGACCCGCGTCGCCGCCGCCCGGCGTCTGTTCTGCACCTGTGACTACGCGGAGCTGGAGACCACCCTGCCCAGCCTCCTCGCCGACTTGCGGGAAGCCGCAGGCGACCACCGCAACGAGGCCGAGATGGCCGGACTCCTGGCCACCGCGTACCAGACCTCGACCAGCCTGCTGCTCAAGCAAGGGGACCACGGCAACGCCTGGCTCGCGGTGGGCCGCGCCCTGGCCGAAGCCGAGCGCTCCGGCGACCCCGTCGTCCTCGCTTCCAGCGTCCGTGTGCACGCCCACGTCCTGACCCGCGAGAAGCACACCACCCAGGCCGTCACTCTCGTCCGGCACACGGCGGGACAGCTCGCCGGTTCCTATGAGCGACGTTCCCCTCGCTACCTCGCCGCCGTGGGCCTGCTCCTCCTGCGGGGGGTCACGGCCGCTAGCACCGCCGGCGACCGCGCCGCTACCCGCGAGTTTCTCGACGAGGCCCAGGACGTCGCCCGCTACGTTGCCCTCGACCGGCCCGACGCCTGGGCGAACTTCAGCCCCACCAACCTCGCCCTTCACGCGGTGAGCGCCGCGGTCGCCTTCGGTGACGCCGGCATCGCCCTGAACACCGCCGCGCCCCTCATGCGCCGCCACATCCCCGTCCCCGAACGCCGGGCGGCCTTGTGGGTCGAAGCAGCCCGCGCCTACAACCAGCAGGGCCGCCTGGCCGAGGGCTACCAGGCCCTTCGTATCGCCGAGACCTGCGCCGCCCAGGACGTACGCCGTCCTGCCGTCCGAGACCTGGTCGCCGACATGGCCGCCCGTGACCGGCGGCGTACGCTGCCCGAGCTCCACCACTTCAGCCGCCGACTGGGAGTCCCCGCGTGA
- a CDS encoding ATP-binding protein translates to MEAQQLTLTLPPTPVAVPTARRRVREAITVWPTVPATSEAIHTAELVVSELVTNAVRYAGHQPISVVAQLSDTVLRVEVSDASRTLPTPALPDEESEGGRGLFLVDVLSDRFGTAPTDSGKCCWAEIDMAGPPPAGAAVALSLPTQRSCT, encoded by the coding sequence GTGGAAGCGCAGCAGCTCACCTTGACTCTCCCGCCAACACCGGTCGCCGTGCCCACGGCGCGACGCCGGGTGCGGGAGGCCATAACCGTCTGGCCGACGGTGCCCGCGACGTCGGAAGCCATCCACACGGCCGAACTGGTCGTCAGCGAGCTCGTCACCAATGCGGTCCGGTACGCCGGTCATCAGCCGATCAGCGTCGTAGCCCAGCTCTCCGACACGGTTCTGCGCGTGGAGGTCAGCGACGCGAGCCGCACGCTGCCGACACCGGCGCTGCCTGACGAGGAGAGCGAGGGCGGACGCGGTCTCTTCCTCGTCGACGTCCTCTCGGACCGCTTCGGCACGGCGCCGACTGACTCCGGCAAGTGCTGCTGGGCCGAGATCGACATGGCTGGCCCGCCTCCGGCCGGTGCTGCCGTCGCCTTGTCCCTTCCTACGCAGAGGAGTTGTACGTGA
- a CDS encoding UDP-N-acetylglucosamine 1-carboxyvinyltransferase encodes MSTRVPAVTSQVIAIRPGRPLAGAVTVDGSKNAALPLVAAAAALLRPVRLDNVPASSDVQTLLDLLRHAGWNTEHPVGDDHTVLVLPRETAPAPDGLGEAASSIRASYYLVPSLIALCGRARLPWPGGCRIGDRGMEQHFKVYEAFGDRVRVDDNGYAVEAGKAVRGTVSLVLPFRSRGATIAAVLRAVVASTPLRLGQPNLSPEVLGVLNALTAVGYPCRAGDRVLTLVPPSSVLEEDVPVWKVPGDKIEAGTLACAVAATGGTARIDGVHGPDVTPLVGALHRMGIPTTNEPETLVIHGRDTQPTGRPLRAMATLAPGGLDADFEPPLLGLALGFPGTHLFSDPINPGRHSNLIPQLVRMGGEITELSSTECRFTGPQRLTGAGVEATDIRTGSALMVAGLTARGVTTLGGVDQIRRGHADLPGKLLTLGADICEVTP; translated from the coding sequence GTGAGTACCCGCGTCCCCGCCGTCACGTCCCAGGTCATCGCGATCCGGCCCGGCCGGCCCCTCGCCGGCGCCGTGACGGTCGACGGTTCGAAGAACGCCGCGCTCCCGCTCGTAGCCGCTGCGGCAGCCCTCCTTCGCCCCGTCCGTCTGGACAACGTGCCCGCCAGCTCGGACGTCCAGACCCTGCTGGATCTGCTGCGTCACGCGGGCTGGAACACCGAACATCCGGTCGGTGACGACCACACCGTCCTCGTCCTTCCCCGCGAGACGGCTCCGGCGCCCGACGGCCTGGGCGAGGCCGCGTCCAGCATTCGGGCCTCGTACTACCTCGTCCCCTCTCTGATCGCCCTGTGCGGCCGGGCCCGGCTTCCCTGGCCGGGCGGTTGCCGGATCGGCGACCGCGGGATGGAGCAGCACTTCAAGGTGTACGAAGCCTTCGGCGACCGCGTCCGCGTAGATGACAACGGGTACGCCGTCGAAGCAGGCAAGGCGGTTCGTGGCACGGTGTCGTTGGTCCTGCCGTTCCGCTCGCGCGGGGCGACGATCGCCGCGGTCCTACGCGCTGTGGTCGCCAGCACGCCGCTGCGGCTCGGGCAGCCGAACCTCTCCCCGGAGGTCCTCGGCGTCCTGAACGCCCTGACGGCCGTGGGGTACCCATGCCGTGCCGGCGATCGCGTCCTCACCCTCGTGCCGCCGTCTTCCGTCCTGGAAGAGGACGTACCCGTCTGGAAGGTTCCGGGAGACAAGATCGAGGCCGGGACCTTGGCCTGCGCCGTGGCCGCAACCGGCGGCACCGCGCGGATCGACGGCGTCCACGGACCCGATGTCACACCGCTGGTCGGCGCCCTCCACCGGATGGGCATCCCCACGACCAACGAACCGGAGACCCTGGTCATTCACGGACGGGACACCCAACCGACCGGCCGCCCCCTGCGGGCCATGGCCACACTGGCTCCCGGTGGCCTCGACGCCGACTTCGAGCCGCCTCTCCTCGGCCTCGCCCTGGGCTTCCCCGGCACCCACCTGTTCTCGGACCCGATCAACCCCGGGCGCCACAGCAACCTCATCCCGCAGCTCGTCCGCATGGGCGGCGAGATCACCGAACTGTCCTCCACCGAGTGCCGGTTCACTGGCCCCCAGAGGCTGACGGGTGCGGGAGTGGAGGCGACCGACATCCGCACGGGTTCGGCACTGATGGTCGCCGGCCTCACTGCTCGTGGCGTCACGACCCTCGGCGGGGTCGACCAGATCCGTCGCGGCCATGCCGACCTGCCCGGGAAGCTTCTCACCCTCGGAGCCGACATCTGCGAGGTCACCCCATGA
- a CDS encoding metallophosphoesterase, protein MTATRRFQRIIATTDIHSAFDDALPMLAHLHAMRHDSLVVDCGDFFEGTGYYRLGKGAVERDILTTLYDVLAPGNHGWPHYFEPGLREMTVCANAVDDATGRPLLDRLRVVEVHGRQVAVTAVIGVSAFHTIPADERAGHLVTDPVTALRELMLEHHHHVDSWIVLSHSGFDEDLKLADACPFVDVVFAGHCHSDTYGPVHVGDTLVVKGRELADGYAAAEPVGSGWAARTTVFPAPATVSDELAVLDKQLDSTCRMLATPLGAVNEPYCNAVLNRHRLLQDIAARLHTGLGADAVVLNDTTLRPTLLGDILTLGDLLAIEPFDNQLVHAFLPDKYAEDPNVLLKHLTKQTGPLAVVPWPLPQGTRSVLTTDYLADTHLGGRTHQAGLRLGEAVRRTLATPPPDQEEGAR, encoded by the coding sequence ATGACCGCAACCAGGCGCTTCCAGCGAATCATCGCCACCACCGACATCCACTCGGCCTTCGACGACGCCCTCCCGATGCTCGCGCACCTGCACGCCATGAGGCACGACAGCCTCGTCGTCGACTGCGGGGACTTCTTCGAGGGCACGGGCTACTACCGACTGGGCAAGGGCGCCGTCGAGCGGGACATTCTCACGACGCTGTACGACGTGCTGGCGCCCGGCAACCACGGCTGGCCACACTACTTCGAGCCCGGCCTGCGGGAGATGACGGTCTGCGCCAACGCCGTCGACGACGCCACCGGACGACCGCTGCTCGACCGTCTCCGTGTCGTAGAGGTGCACGGCCGCCAAGTCGCCGTCACAGCGGTCATCGGCGTCAGCGCGTTCCACACCATCCCCGCCGACGAGCGGGCGGGGCACCTCGTCACCGACCCCGTGACTGCGCTACGCGAGCTGATGCTGGAACACCACCACCACGTGGACTCGTGGATCGTGCTGTCCCACTCCGGTTTCGACGAGGACCTCAAGCTCGCCGACGCCTGCCCGTTCGTGGACGTCGTCTTCGCCGGCCATTGCCACAGCGACACCTACGGGCCGGTGCACGTCGGTGACACCCTCGTCGTCAAGGGCCGTGAGCTGGCCGACGGATACGCCGCCGCCGAACCGGTCGGCTCCGGGTGGGCCGCCCGGACGACCGTCTTCCCCGCCCCTGCGACGGTCTCGGACGAGCTCGCCGTCCTGGACAAGCAGCTCGACTCCACCTGCCGGATGCTCGCCACTCCTCTCGGCGCCGTCAACGAGCCCTACTGCAACGCCGTCCTCAACCGCCACCGGCTCCTCCAGGACATCGCTGCCCGGCTGCACACCGGCCTCGGCGCCGACGCGGTCGTCCTCAACGACACCACCCTTCGCCCCACCCTCCTCGGCGACATCCTGACGCTCGGCGACCTGCTGGCCATCGAGCCGTTCGACAACCAGCTCGTCCACGCCTTCCTCCCCGACAAGTACGCGGAGGATCCGAACGTCCTGCTCAAGCACCTGACCAAGCAGACCGGCCCCCTGGCCGTCGTTCCCTGGCCGCTGCCCCAGGGCACCCGGTCCGTCCTGACGACCGACTACCTCGCCGACACGCACCTCGGCGGACGCACCCACCAGGCCGGCCTCCGCCTCGGCGAGGCCGTCCGTCGCACCCTCGCCACTCCGCCGCCCGACCAGGAGGAAGGCGCACGATGA
- the dcd gene encoding dCTP deaminase, giving the protein MILTGPEITAAAHDGRLTISPFESGQVNPNSYNVRLGPSLLTYTTAVIDAHRANPTTTVKIGEDGYVLQPGELYLGHTLEQVGSDTFVPLLFGRSSVGRLGLFVEITAPIGDIGFHGQWTLMLSPIRPLRVYAGMKIGQIMFFVSTGDIDLYAGKYQAADGPQPSRCWRDVTRVGAVAP; this is encoded by the coding sequence ATGATCCTCACCGGCCCCGAGATCACCGCCGCCGCCCACGACGGCCGTCTGACGATCAGCCCATTCGAATCCGGGCAGGTCAACCCCAACAGCTACAACGTCCGCCTCGGCCCCAGTCTGCTGACCTACACGACCGCGGTCATCGACGCCCACCGGGCGAACCCGACCACCACGGTCAAGATCGGCGAGGACGGGTACGTGCTTCAGCCCGGCGAGCTCTACCTCGGCCACACCCTCGAACAGGTCGGCTCCGACACCTTCGTCCCGCTGCTGTTCGGCCGCTCCTCCGTCGGCCGACTCGGCCTGTTCGTCGAGATCACCGCCCCCATCGGCGACATCGGCTTTCACGGCCAGTGGACCCTGATGCTCTCCCCGATCCGCCCCCTGCGCGTGTACGCCGGCATGAAGATCGGGCAGATCATGTTCTTCGTCTCCACCGGCGACATCGACCTGTACGCGGGTAAGTACCAGGCGGCCGACGGCCCCCAGCCCTCTCGCTGCTGGCGGGATGTCACTCGCGTGGGGGCGGTCGCGCCGTGA